AAGATTTGGAGGTGTATTTAAACAATCTGCAGATCTTAGGGAGTTATTGGAATATTTAGAAACATACGGTGATATTCACTTTAAGATAAGAGAAAGGAGGGTTATAGTGACGAATTAGAATTTTATTTGACACGTAGCCTAAAAAATGCCAGAAGCGGTGCGAAAGCTTCTGGCCTAAAGAAGCTAAAAAGATAGCTTTTAAGGCATAAAATATTAATCGATTATCGACAACCAATTTATTTTAAACCAAACTTCAAATGTATAAAAAAATTATATCATTTTGTTGTAATGACTTATCGTACACTTCATTTAGATTTTTTGTTAAAATGAAGATCATTGTAGTTTTATCACTCTTATGCTTTCAGGTACAGGTAAGAGCAGGAGCGCAGACAGTCAATTTAGAACTAAAGAATGTAAGCCTGAAAGAACTTTTTACACAGTTAAGTATACAAACTGGGTATAACTTTCTTTATGAAGAGAAAGATATAGGAGATGCCAGATTGTCCCTGGTATCCTTTAAAAACTCAGACTTAAGAAATGTGCTTGAAAAATGTTTTTCTGATCAAGCACTTACTTATAGGATAGAAAAAAATACAGTTATTATAAAAAGAAAAGCCGTTAATCTCCAACCCGTACAGAAAAAGACAATAACGGGAAAAATTGTAGATGATAAGGGCGAACCGTTAATAGGAGCAGCAGTAAAAGTGAAGGGGTCTTCAAAGGGAGGGCTAACTGATCTAAACGGAAATTTTAAAATTGACGCCTCAAATGGAGACATTTTGGTGTTTACCTATATCGGTTTTATACAGCAGGAAATAAAAGTGGGCGAGTCTTCCTCGCTAACCGTTACATTACAACAGGACGCCGCGAAATTAAATGAAGTAGTTGTGGTAGGGTACGGTACTGCTTTAAAATCTGATTTAACAACATCTATTTCCTCTATTTCTCAGGCAGATATCATGAAAACGCCTATCACTTCCTTAGAGCAGGCGTTGCAGGGAAATGCTGCTGGTGTTTTAGTGACCAATACGTCTGGAGAGCCAGGAGGTGATGTTTCCATTAGAATCAGAGGCGGAAGTTCTATTAAAGCAGATAACGAACCTTTGCTGGTTATTGACGGATTTACCAGTGATGAAGGTTTTTCTTCACTGAACCCGGCAGATATTGAAAGTATAGAGGTATTAAAAGATGCCGGAGCAACAGCGATATTTGGATCGCGTGGAGCCAATGGCGTTATTATGGTAACCACTAAAGCCGGAGCAAAAGGGAAACCTAAGGTTAGATTCGAAAGTTATTACGGATTACAGTATTTAAGAAGAAAATTACCATTGCTCAACGCTTCGGAATTGGCACAATTGGCAAATGAGGCGAGGGAAGCAGTAGGATCTTCTCCAAATACTTTACGTCCGGATACGATACCAACTAACAGGGATTGGCAGGATCTTTTATTTCGTCGTGGTGCACCGCAACTGAATAATACACTTACTATTTCGGGTGGTGACGATAAGCTTAAATACTATGTTTCTGCAAATTATATCGATCAGCAAGGTTTGATCGTAAGTTCGTATTTTACCAGAGCGTCTTTGCGTGGCAATTTAGATTTTAACCTTAACAAGTCTATATCAACCGGTATTAGAATTAACCTTTCGGAGTATAACAAAAGAGGAGTAGAGGTTGGCGATAATGGTTCTATATTGAGGGCAAATGCAGCAAATCCTTATAAATCAGGATTAATAGATCCATCAGGTTCTTTCATGATAGATCCGGAAACCGGAGATCCTATCGGAACTACCGAGTTAGCCAAAGCTCAGGAAACAATAGACAAAAACAAAAACATTGGGATATTGACAAACGCATATCTGAAGATCAATATCATGAAGGGGCTTAGTTTCAGAAGTTCTGGGACTTATAACCCAACGTATAAACTAGCCGATTTTTATTTTCCTAATACCATCAAAGGAGATAAGGTAAGCAGGGCATCGGAACAAATGAAGCAAGCTGTAAAATGGTCAAATGATAATGTTCTTACTTATAACAAGTCAAGTAAGATACATTCTTACGGCTTAACTCTAGGGCAGGAAATAACAGGAAGTATGGGGAACGATTTCAAAGCAGAAGGATCTGATTATGCGACAGATATTTTTGGATATTATAATTTAGGTAGTGGAAATGCAATGCCTGCTATCAGTTCCAGCGCTACTAAATATAGTTTGTTATCTTTCTTCGGAAGAGCGACTTATAACTACAGCAATCGTTACTTGTTTGCTTTTACCTATAGGGCGGATGGTTCTTCAAAATTTGGTGAAAATAACCGTTGGGGATATTTCCCTTCTGCTTCTTTCGCATGGAGAGCTTCTAATGAAGCCTTTATCAAGAAGTTGAACCTTTTTTATGACTTGAAATTCAGAGCCACTTATGGTGTTAATGGTTCCGACAGGATATCTGCCTATTCTTCACAAGCACTTTATTCGTCTATAGCAACTGCTATTGGAGGAATTGGGACAGGAACGGTAATTAGCCGTATGGCCAATAAAGATTTAAGATGGGAGAAAACAGCAGAAACTGATTTGGGTATAGATGTAGCCTTTTTAAAAGGTCGTTTATCACTTACGGGGGATTATTATCTTAAAAATACAACAGATTTATTGCTGGATTTTGCATTACCGGCAGCATCGGGTTATACAACCGTTGCGAAGAATATTGGTAGCGTTAGAAACGAAGGCTACGAACTGGGTATTACGTCAAATAATCTGATTAAAAAATTCAAGTGGACAACATCTTTTAATGCTGCAATTAATAGAAATAAAGTGACAGATTTAGGTGGTCCGTCTGAAATTTCCGCTATTTCAAATTCTTCTGCAAATACAAAATTTGGAAATGTTGTTCTGATCAGAGTAGGAGAACCATTGGGTGTATTTTACGGACATAGAGTAGCGGGAGTTTTCCAAACACAGGCTGAAGTAGATGCAGGAGCAAAGATTCCGGGAGTTACTACTTTACCTGGATTCTTTAGATATGTAGATACAGATAACAGCGGAGATATTACGGATGCTGATAAGGTAATTATAGGAAATCCGCAACCTAAATGGAATGGGGGTATGACGAATACTTTCTCCTATAAAAACATTGATTTATCTGTATTTACGGTATTTCAACAGGGAAATGATATTCTTAATACCAGTGGAACGATGCTATTGAATATGTCTGGTGATAATAACCAATTGGCAATTGTAAGAGATCGTTGGAGAGCACCTAATCCGGAAACGGGTGATCCCGGAAATCCAAGCAATACTATACCTAGGGCTTATAAGGGTTACACCGCTTTGATGTCTGACTTTTATATCGAAGACGGCTCTTATTTCAGAGTAAAGACAGTGACTTTGGGCTATTCACTTGACAAAAAGCTATTAAGTAGAATGAAAATAGCTAACCTTAGATTTTATGTAAGTGGCACAAACTTACTTACTGCAACAAGCTATTACGGAGGATACGATCCGGAAGTAAGTATACAGGGTAAGAAAAGCGTTGGAGCTGGTATGGATAACGGATCATATCCAACAACGAAGATGTACACATTTGGTTTAAATGCTAATTTCTAATCAGGAAGGTATGAAAACAAAAAATATTTTATGTCTCCTTATGGTATTCATGGGAGCAACATTGTTTGGTTGTAAAAGTTTTCTTGATGAAACGGTTTACAGCAATATAGGAGCCAGTAATTTCTGGAAGAATAAGGATGATGCACTGTCAGGACTATATTCCACATATACTTTATCCCTTTCTTTTGGGCCAAGGGATTGCAGACCGTTTTTTCTGTTGACAGATATGACAACGGATGATATGGATAGTGAATATTCGAATACAGAAAATGAAAGAAGAGAAATTCAAACCTTTAATTTTCAGGATAAAAACAAATATTTTAATGACGCATGGGTATCGCTTTATAAAACCATAGCTCAGGCAAATGTTGTTATTGAAAGAGTTCCGAAAATAGAAAGTTTATCTGAACAGGATAAAGGATATATTGTTGGAGAAGCCCGTTTTTTAAGAGCGTTGGAGTACTTTTATTTGGTTCAACTATGGGGCGATGTGCCATTAGATACCGTAGAAGTAGCTACCATAGTGGACACTCAAATGCCAAAATCTACAAAAACTGAGATTTATAATACTATCCTTAATGATTTAAAATTTGCCGAAACACATTGTTCCGATGCTCCGCAGGTAGTGGGCAGGGCCACCAAATGGGCAGCAAAAGCGCTGTTGGCAAAGGTGTACCTTACTTTGGCCGGACCATTTTCTAACAGAAACGTAGAAATGTTACAGCTTGCAGAGGGTAAATTGAAAGAAGTAATGGGATCAGAACGTTATAGTTTGGTACCTAAAATAAAGGACTATTTTGATATCAGTAAGAAAAATAATACTGAGACTATTTATGATCATCATACCTTAGGAGATGTATCAGAAAGAGTTGGAAGTTTTATGCATAGGAATTTTTATCCGTCCAGTATTTCTGACCCCGCAATCACATCGCTTAAAACAGCTGGATATAAAGCATGGACACCAACACCTGACCTATGGTCGCTTTATTTGGCAGATGATGATCGTTTGAAAGAATATTATACAGTACATTATATCAAGAAAAATAGCAACGGTACTTTTGGGGTTCAAAAATATAATGTACCATATATCAAGAAATATACGGATTCGACTACCGTTGCCAGAGATTATAAAGCGAATAACCTCCCGGTTATCAGATACGCTGATGTATTGTTGATGTATTCTGAAGTGTTAAACGAACTGGGAATAGCAGGACCAAAAGGAGACCGTTATTATTATCTCAATTTAGTACGTAAAAGAGCCTTTTCTAAAAATCCAACGGCCAACGAGATAAGCGGAACACATTCTAAAGAAGATTTTAGAGAGCTGGTAATGAGAGAGCGACGTTTGGAATTTGCTCATGAAGGACAGCGCTTATTCGATATGAAACGTACGGGAACTTATATTTCTAAAATGACAGATTTAGCTAATAAGGTGAATGCAGCATTGGCTTCATCGCCGGTGCCTACCTATTCAGGTACTTATCCGGGAGGGATATATCCTAATCCGGCGGGAAATACGCCTTATAATGCAGGAACAGTTACTTTTACTGCAGATTTTTTAAAAAATACAAAGCGGACAATACCTAAACCATATCAATTGGTTTATCCAATCCCTTACGCTCAACTACAAGCTTTTGATATAGGACAGAATGAAGGATATCCAAGGTAGTAAATGGATGGAAGCATAAATATTGTATCGTTTTGAAATTTAAGAACATCATGATGAAATCTAGATATCAAATTATTTTTAGCTGCGTTGTTTTAGCTTTTGCATTGTCGCAGTGTAAAAAAACAAACACGGAGGATTCGGGTTGCGTAGCACCTTCACTGGATAATATTGTTCCTTTGGCAAACCCAACAACTATTGTTCCTGCGACAGATTGGATAAAAGTCGAGTCTGGAGAATTTACAATGGGAAATTTTTCTACCAAAAGAGACGACCCAAAAAATGAAAAGCAACCAGATGAATTGCCTGCGCATAAAGTCAGTTTAGATGGTTTTTACATCTCAAAATATCAGGTAACCATGAAACAGTACCTGGCGTTTTGTGATGCTACAGGTTGGCCTAAACCACAAGAACCTTATTTTAAATGGGGAAAAACGGCTGACAGTTTGAACAGACCCATTGTAAATGTATCCTGGTACGATGCGAAAGCATACGCTAAATGGGTTGGCGCAAGATTGCTTACAGAAGCAGAATGGGAATATGCAGCCAGGGGCGGACATTTAGGAAGTGCGCCAGCCGTAGATACCATGTATTTGAGCGGTGGGCCATATACCTATTATACCGGTGCGGAAAAAAGTACCAAAATAGATTTAACGAGTTTAGCCTGGTTTAGAGATAATACGTCCAATCAAGGGCCTAAGCCAGTAGGTACAAAAGAGTCTGGGCGTGTAGATAAAAATGACGATGTGTCTGCTACTAAATACCTTACCGTTAAAGGAGAGAAGGTGTATAATGCGGGGCCTGGAGATAACAGGTTGGAAACGTATGATATGATTGGGAACGTATGGGAATGGTGTGAGGATTGGTATGACAAGGATTACTATAAAAATTCGCCAGCCAGTAATCCGAAAGGACCACAAAATGGTTTGAACAGGGTAATCAGAGGGCAGGCCTGGAATTCATTGAAAGAGTATTGCAGAGTAGCTAACAGAGGAAGTTTTTCACCATGTTCAAAGTATGATAAT
This genomic interval from Pseudopedobacter saltans DSM 12145 contains the following:
- a CDS encoding SusC/RagA family TonB-linked outer membrane protein → MKIIVVLSLLCFQVQVRAGAQTVNLELKNVSLKELFTQLSIQTGYNFLYEEKDIGDARLSLVSFKNSDLRNVLEKCFSDQALTYRIEKNTVIIKRKAVNLQPVQKKTITGKIVDDKGEPLIGAAVKVKGSSKGGLTDLNGNFKIDASNGDILVFTYIGFIQQEIKVGESSSLTVTLQQDAAKLNEVVVVGYGTALKSDLTTSISSISQADIMKTPITSLEQALQGNAAGVLVTNTSGEPGGDVSIRIRGGSSIKADNEPLLVIDGFTSDEGFSSLNPADIESIEVLKDAGATAIFGSRGANGVIMVTTKAGAKGKPKVRFESYYGLQYLRRKLPLLNASELAQLANEAREAVGSSPNTLRPDTIPTNRDWQDLLFRRGAPQLNNTLTISGGDDKLKYYVSANYIDQQGLIVSSYFTRASLRGNLDFNLNKSISTGIRINLSEYNKRGVEVGDNGSILRANAANPYKSGLIDPSGSFMIDPETGDPIGTTELAKAQETIDKNKNIGILTNAYLKINIMKGLSFRSSGTYNPTYKLADFYFPNTIKGDKVSRASEQMKQAVKWSNDNVLTYNKSSKIHSYGLTLGQEITGSMGNDFKAEGSDYATDIFGYYNLGSGNAMPAISSSATKYSLLSFFGRATYNYSNRYLFAFTYRADGSSKFGENNRWGYFPSASFAWRASNEAFIKKLNLFYDLKFRATYGVNGSDRISAYSSQALYSSIATAIGGIGTGTVISRMANKDLRWEKTAETDLGIDVAFLKGRLSLTGDYYLKNTTDLLLDFALPAASGYTTVAKNIGSVRNEGYELGITSNNLIKKFKWTTSFNAAINRNKVTDLGGPSEISAISNSSANTKFGNVVLIRVGEPLGVFYGHRVAGVFQTQAEVDAGAKIPGVTTLPGFFRYVDTDNSGDITDADKVIIGNPQPKWNGGMTNTFSYKNIDLSVFTVFQQGNDILNTSGTMLLNMSGDNNQLAIVRDRWRAPNPETGDPGNPSNTIPRAYKGYTALMSDFYIEDGSYFRVKTVTLGYSLDKKLLSRMKIANLRFYVSGTNLLTATSYYGGYDPEVSIQGKKSVGAGMDNGSYPTTKMYTFGLNANF
- a CDS encoding RagB/SusD family nutrient uptake outer membrane protein, which produces MKTKNILCLLMVFMGATLFGCKSFLDETVYSNIGASNFWKNKDDALSGLYSTYTLSLSFGPRDCRPFFLLTDMTTDDMDSEYSNTENERREIQTFNFQDKNKYFNDAWVSLYKTIAQANVVIERVPKIESLSEQDKGYIVGEARFLRALEYFYLVQLWGDVPLDTVEVATIVDTQMPKSTKTEIYNTILNDLKFAETHCSDAPQVVGRATKWAAKALLAKVYLTLAGPFSNRNVEMLQLAEGKLKEVMGSERYSLVPKIKDYFDISKKNNTETIYDHHTLGDVSERVGSFMHRNFYPSSISDPAITSLKTAGYKAWTPTPDLWSLYLADDDRLKEYYTVHYIKKNSNGTFGVQKYNVPYIKKYTDSTTVARDYKANNLPVIRYADVLLMYSEVLNELGIAGPKGDRYYYLNLVRKRAFSKNPTANEISGTHSKEDFRELVMRERRLEFAHEGQRLFDMKRTGTYISKMTDLANKVNAALASSPVPTYSGTYPGGIYPNPAGNTPYNAGTVTFTADFLKNTKRTIPKPYQLVYPIPYAQLQAFDIGQNEGYPR
- a CDS encoding formylglycine-generating enzyme family protein, coding for MMKSRYQIIFSCVVLAFALSQCKKTNTEDSGCVAPSLDNIVPLANPTTIVPATDWIKVESGEFTMGNFSTKRDDPKNEKQPDELPAHKVSLDGFYISKYQVTMKQYLAFCDATGWPKPQEPYFKWGKTADSLNRPIVNVSWYDAKAYAKWVGARLLTEAEWEYAARGGHLGSAPAVDTMYLSGGPYTYYTGAEKSTKIDLTSLAWFRDNTSNQGPKPVGTKESGRVDKNDDVSATKYLTVKGEKVYNAGPGDNRLETYDMIGNVWEWCEDWYDKDYYKNSPASNPKGPQNGLNRVIRGQAWNSLKEYCRVANRGSFSPCSKYDNVGIRLAKPL